In a genomic window of Thermosynechococcus sp. CL-1:
- a CDS encoding carbohydrate ABC transporter permease, whose protein sequence is MARSQFPRLGDVFLSPIGVAWLFLLPALLFLTIFVFLPILYLVYLSFTTGSFSQEGVRWVGLQNYQQLLLSPDFWQVIGNTLYFTGATVLPTIVLPLLLAVGLNQGIRGRDLLRTAYFLPTMTSIVAAGLGFRWLFQTDGPVNQLVQTLGGQPIAWLSDPTWAMPVLILLSSWKQLGFNLVVFLAGLQTIPRDRYEAALLDGANAWQQFRYITLPGLRPTLILVFVTTTIFTLRSFEQVYVVTGGGPLDTTNLLVFYIYQQAFALFDFGYAAAAATVLLGVTFGLIWLQLRTRQDPNL, encoded by the coding sequence ATGGCGCGATCGCAATTCCCACGATTGGGGGATGTTTTTTTGTCACCGATAGGGGTCGCTTGGTTATTCCTTTTACCTGCACTTTTGTTTCTGACAATTTTTGTTTTTTTGCCGATTTTGTACCTTGTCTATCTTAGTTTTACGACGGGGAGTTTTAGTCAAGAAGGGGTGCGTTGGGTTGGCCTGCAAAATTATCAGCAATTGCTCCTGAGTCCAGACTTTTGGCAAGTGATTGGCAATACCCTCTATTTCACAGGGGCAACGGTGCTACCGACGATTGTGCTGCCCTTACTCTTGGCGGTGGGTCTCAACCAAGGGATCAGGGGACGGGATCTGCTGCGCACGGCCTACTTTTTACCAACAATGACCTCGATTGTGGCGGCGGGTTTAGGGTTTCGTTGGCTGTTTCAAACCGATGGCCCGGTGAATCAACTGGTGCAAACCTTGGGGGGACAACCGATTGCTTGGCTGAGTGATCCCACCTGGGCAATGCCAGTGCTGATTTTGCTCAGTAGCTGGAAGCAGTTGGGGTTTAATTTAGTGGTCTTTTTAGCGGGGTTGCAAACGATTCCCCGCGATCGCTATGAGGCGGCACTTCTCGATGGTGCCAATGCTTGGCAACAGTTTCGCTACATTACGCTGCCGGGGTTGCGACCCACCTTAATTTTGGTGTTTGTCACAACAACGATTTTCACATTGCGCAGTTTTGAACAGGTCTATGTGGTGACCGGTGGCGGCCCCTTAGATACAACAAACCTGCTGGTATTTTATATTTACCAACAGGCCTTCGCGTTATTTGACTTTGGCTATGCCGCTGCGGCAGCAACGGTTCTTTTGGGAGTCACCTTTGGACTGATCTGGCTACAATTGCGTACGCGCCAAGACCCCAATCTCTAG
- the psbF gene encoding cytochrome b559 subunit beta, with protein sequence MTSNTPNQEPVSYPIFTVRWLAVHTLAVPTIFFLGAIAAMQFIQR encoded by the coding sequence ATGACCAGTAATACCCCCAATCAAGAACCCGTTTCTTACCCAATTTTTACGGTCCGCTGGTTGGCCGTTCACACCCTTGCTGTGCCCACGATTTTCTTCCTCGGGGCGATCGCGGCAATGCAGTTTATCCAACGTTAG
- a CDS encoding photosystem II reaction center protein J: MSEGGRIPLWVVATVAGMGVIVIVGLFFYGAYAGLGSSL, translated from the coding sequence TTGTCTGAAGGCGGACGCATTCCCCTCTGGGTTGTGGCCACGGTGGCCGGCATGGGAGTGATTGTCATTGTCGGGCTGTTTTTCTACGGTGCCTACGCTGGTCTTGGCTCCTCTCTCTAG
- a CDS encoding photosystem II reaction center protein L yields MEPNPNRQPVELNRTSLYLGLLLIFVLALLFSSYFFN; encoded by the coding sequence ATGGAACCGAATCCCAACCGTCAGCCGGTCGAACTGAATCGCACATCCCTGTACCTAGGGTTGCTGCTGATCTTCGTCCTTGCGTTGCTCTTTTCAAGCTACTTCTTTAACTAA
- a CDS encoding ribose-phosphate pyrophosphokinase, with the protein MIRSKSKCTPSWGDAVIHTAPLPTTTPSHISDHSRLKLFSGSANTALAQEIARYLGIDLGPMVRKRFADGELYVQIQESIRGCDVYLIQPCCRPVNDHLMELLIMVDACRRASARQVTAVIPYYGYARADRKTAGRESITAKLVANLITQAGASRVLAMDLHSAQIQGYFDIPVDHVYGSPVLLDYLRSKNLEDIVVVSPDVGGVARARAFANKLDDAPLAIIDKRRQAHNVAEVMNVVGDVKGKTAVLVDDMIDTAGTILEGARLLRREGAKEVYACATHAVFSPPAIERLQGGDFEEVIVTNTIPVPETQRFPQLTVLSVASILGETIWRIHEDSSVSSMFR; encoded by the coding sequence ATGATAAGATCAAAGTCAAAATGCACGCCATCTTGGGGAGATGCTGTGATTCACACTGCGCCATTGCCCACGACTACCCCCTCTCACATTTCTGATCATAGTCGTCTAAAGCTGTTTTCGGGTTCTGCCAACACTGCCCTTGCTCAGGAAATTGCCCGCTACCTCGGTATTGATCTCGGCCCAATGGTGCGCAAGCGATTTGCTGATGGCGAGCTGTACGTGCAGATTCAAGAATCCATTCGCGGTTGTGATGTCTATCTGATCCAGCCCTGTTGCCGACCCGTCAATGACCACCTGATGGAACTGCTGATCATGGTGGATGCCTGCCGCCGCGCTTCAGCCCGCCAAGTGACTGCGGTGATTCCCTACTATGGCTATGCCCGTGCCGATCGCAAGACCGCTGGCCGCGAGTCCATTACCGCCAAACTAGTAGCCAACCTGATTACGCAAGCGGGAGCGAGTCGCGTTTTGGCCATGGATCTGCACTCAGCGCAAATTCAAGGCTACTTTGACATTCCCGTGGATCATGTCTATGGTTCACCCGTACTCCTTGACTACCTGCGCAGCAAAAATCTTGAGGATATTGTGGTGGTGTCCCCCGACGTGGGTGGGGTGGCTCGTGCCCGTGCCTTTGCCAATAAGCTTGATGATGCGCCCCTCGCCATTATTGATAAACGACGCCAAGCCCACAATGTGGCCGAAGTGATGAACGTGGTGGGGGATGTTAAGGGCAAGACAGCGGTGCTCGTGGATGACATGATTGATACAGCCGGCACGATTTTAGAAGGAGCACGGTTACTGCGGCGGGAAGGTGCCAAGGAAGTCTATGCCTGTGCCACCCATGCGGTTTTTTCACCGCCAGCGATTGAGCGACTCCAAGGGGGCGATTTTGAAGAGGTGATTGTCACCAACACGATTCCTGTACCGGAGACGCAACGTTTTCCCCAACTCACGGTGCTGTCGGTGGCGAGTATTCTCGGCGAAACCATTTGGCGCATCCATGAAGATAGCTCTGTGAGCAGTATGTTCCGCTAA
- the psbE gene encoding cytochrome b559 subunit alpha, with protein sequence MAGTTGERPFSDIITSVRYWVIHSITIPALFIAGWLFVSTGLAYDVFGTPRPDSYYAQEQRSIPLVTDRFQAKQQVETFLEQVK encoded by the coding sequence GTGGCTGGAACGACAGGAGAACGACCATTTTCCGACATTATTACCAGTGTCCGTTATTGGGTGATTCATAGCATCACCATTCCGGCGTTGTTCATTGCTGGCTGGCTCTTTGTCAGCACCGGTTTGGCCTATGATGTGTTTGGCACACCACGCCCCGATAGCTACTATGCTCAGGAACAGCGGTCGATTCCTCTGGTGACCGATCGCTTTCAAGCTAAACAACAAGTTGAAACCTTCTTAGAACAGGTGAAGTAG